A single Cupriavidus sp. D39 DNA region contains:
- a CDS encoding N-carbamoyl-D-amino-acid hydrolase yields MSRIVNIAIGQLGPIARADSRQQVVKRLCDLMREAHACGSHLIVYPELALTTFFPRWYMESDEEINSFFEREMPSAATQPLFDLSRELGVGFYLGYAELASEQGKAVRYNTSILVNRQGEIVGKYRKVHLPGHREHEPWRRFQHLEKRYFTPGNHFGVTHAFGGKIGMAICNDRRWAETYRVMGLQGVEMVLIGYNTPVHNAPAPQHDDLSLFHNQLSMQAGAYQNGTWVVGVAKAGMEEGVDGIGGSCIIAPSGEVLANCITKGDEVAIARCDLDFCEVYKRTTFNFDAHRQPQAYGMIVERRGEMLMADGSGVVS; encoded by the coding sequence GTGTCCCGTATTGTGAATATCGCCATCGGCCAGCTCGGCCCCATCGCCCGCGCCGACAGCCGCCAGCAAGTGGTCAAGCGCCTGTGCGACCTGATGCGCGAAGCCCATGCCTGCGGCTCGCACCTGATCGTCTACCCCGAGCTGGCGCTCACCACCTTCTTCCCGCGCTGGTATATGGAGAGCGACGAGGAGATCAACAGCTTCTTCGAGCGCGAGATGCCCAGCGCCGCCACGCAGCCGCTGTTCGATCTTTCGCGCGAGCTGGGCGTGGGCTTCTACCTCGGCTACGCTGAACTCGCCAGCGAACAAGGCAAGGCGGTGCGCTACAACACCTCCATCCTCGTCAACCGCCAGGGCGAGATTGTCGGCAAATACCGTAAGGTGCACCTGCCCGGCCATCGCGAGCACGAACCGTGGCGCCGCTTCCAGCATCTGGAAAAGCGCTACTTCACGCCCGGCAACCATTTCGGCGTGACCCACGCTTTTGGCGGCAAGATCGGCATGGCCATCTGCAACGATCGCCGTTGGGCCGAAACCTATCGGGTGATGGGCCTGCAAGGCGTGGAGATGGTGCTGATCGGCTACAACACGCCCGTGCACAATGCGCCAGCGCCGCAGCACGACGACCTCTCGCTTTTCCACAATCAGCTCTCCATGCAGGCCGGCGCCTACCAGAATGGCACCTGGGTGGTCGGCGTGGCCAAGGCGGGGATGGAAGAGGGCGTGGACGGCATTGGTGGCAGCTGCATCATCGCGCCCTCCGGTGAAGTGCTGGCCAACTGCATCACCAAGGGCGACGAGGTCGCCATCGCCCGCTGCGACTTGGATTTCTGCGAGGTCTACAAGCGCACCACGTTCAACTTCGATGCACACCGGCAGCCGCAAGCGTATGGGATGATTGTGGAGCGGCGAGGGGAGATGCTGATGGCAGACGGGAGCGGGGTGGTGTCCTGA
- a CDS encoding LysR substrate-binding domain-containing protein, with protein sequence MELRHLRYFVAVVEEGSLTTAAELRLHISQPSLSRQIRDLEYQVGAELLSRSVHGVELTAAGKAFLDHARLALAQVDAAVEAARRATQPARTTFAIGFQTGHEMNWLPRAMYVLRDELENIQVTVSSDYSPDLAEALVRGRLDVAFLRAEPAFDLDYEVVDHEPLIVLMPSDHRLTSRKAIHPREFIGEIFIGGSNKATLLRAVTEDYLRRSGLDIKLDHGVDNMAMAISLVASTRGLALMPAYAKNLLPQSVVSRPLEGEGPTIDLAVGYSKANTSPILKLFLSRLEELRAPMPEKEN encoded by the coding sequence ATGGAATTGAGGCATTTACGGTATTTCGTTGCCGTGGTCGAGGAAGGCAGCCTGACGACGGCCGCCGAGCTCCGGCTGCACATCTCCCAGCCTTCGCTGAGCCGGCAGATTCGCGACCTGGAGTATCAGGTCGGGGCCGAGTTGCTGTCTCGCAGCGTTCATGGCGTCGAGCTCACCGCCGCAGGCAAGGCCTTTCTGGACCATGCCCGTCTGGCGCTGGCGCAGGTGGATGCCGCGGTGGAAGCGGCGCGCAGGGCCACGCAGCCCGCAAGGACGACGTTCGCCATCGGCTTCCAGACCGGTCACGAGATGAACTGGCTGCCGCGGGCCATGTATGTGCTGCGCGACGAACTGGAGAACATCCAGGTCACGGTATCGAGCGACTATTCGCCAGACCTCGCCGAGGCGCTCGTCCGCGGCCGGCTCGACGTGGCCTTCCTGCGCGCTGAGCCGGCCTTCGACCTGGACTACGAGGTGGTGGACCACGAACCGCTGATCGTCCTGATGCCGAGCGACCATCGCCTCACCAGCCGCAAAGCGATTCACCCGCGGGAATTCATCGGCGAGATCTTCATCGGCGGTTCGAACAAAGCCACATTGCTGCGCGCCGTGACCGAGGACTATCTGCGCCGCTCCGGCCTGGACATCAAACTGGATCATGGGGTGGACAACATGGCTATGGCCATTTCCCTAGTTGCGTCGACCCGCGGGTTGGCGCTGATGCCCGCCTATGCGAAGAATCTGCTGCCGCAGTCCGTGGTCAGCCGTCCGCTGGAGGGCGAAGGGCCAACGATCGATCTGGCCGTGGGTTACAGCAAGGCGAACACTTCGCCGATTCTCAAGCTGTTCCTCTCCAGGCTTGAAGAGCTGCGGGCACCGATGCCCGAAAAGGAGAATTGA
- a CDS encoding alkene reductase, giving the protein MTKLFSPVKLGAINLSHRVVHAPMTRMRSDDGDVPGDLMVEYYSQRATPGGLLISEGPAVGIGGRVYYRSPGIWSDEQTAGWKRVADAVHQKGGVFFTQLWHGGRMAHIDLTDGATPLAPSVVPFNGVAITPRGVFRASPHREIGIEEIPGLVDQFRRGAKNAKAAGVDGVELHAANGYLIDQFLLDGVNKRTDAYGGSVENRARFLIEIVEAIVDVWGGDRVAVRISPSGKHGDVLDSNPQAIFGYVAEQLNRFNLAYLHIIEPRIVGDHDNEDPSTQAPVAAASLRKIFRGPIIAAGGFVSDTANEILERGDADAVAFGRYFTSNPDLVKRISLYRSRTVPAAGHGA; this is encoded by the coding sequence ATGACAAAACTCTTCTCTCCCGTAAAACTCGGTGCTATTAACCTGTCCCATCGTGTGGTGCACGCGCCTATGACCCGAATGCGATCGGACGATGGGGATGTCCCCGGTGATCTGATGGTCGAATATTATTCACAGCGGGCCACTCCTGGCGGTCTTCTCATCTCGGAAGGACCGGCTGTCGGAATCGGGGGCCGCGTCTATTACCGCAGCCCTGGCATCTGGTCTGACGAGCAGACTGCCGGCTGGAAAAGAGTGGCTGACGCGGTGCACCAGAAAGGTGGCGTCTTCTTTACCCAGTTATGGCACGGCGGCCGTATGGCCCACATAGATCTTACGGACGGCGCAACACCCTTGGCGCCATCGGTAGTGCCTTTCAACGGTGTCGCTATCACACCCAGGGGCGTTTTCCGGGCGTCACCGCATCGAGAGATTGGGATTGAGGAAATTCCCGGCCTTGTCGACCAGTTCCGCAGAGGGGCAAAGAACGCTAAGGCTGCTGGAGTTGATGGTGTCGAGTTACATGCCGCGAACGGTTACTTGATCGATCAGTTTCTCCTCGATGGCGTTAACAAACGAACCGACGCGTACGGTGGTTCGGTAGAGAATAGGGCACGTTTTCTAATTGAAATAGTCGAGGCGATTGTCGATGTTTGGGGCGGCGACCGCGTCGCGGTTCGCATTTCGCCAAGTGGCAAGCACGGTGATGTTTTGGATAGCAATCCGCAAGCGATATTTGGTTATGTTGCTGAACAACTGAATCGTTTCAATCTAGCCTATTTGCACATCATCGAGCCGCGCATTGTCGGCGACCATGACAACGAGGATCCGAGCACTCAAGCGCCTGTTGCTGCGGCATCTTTGCGCAAGATTTTCCGTGGTCCGATCATCGCTGCGGGTGGCTTTGTTAGCGATACGGCAAATGAAATCCTAGAGCGCGGAGACGCCGATGCCGTGGCATTTGGTCGCTATTTCACATCAAATCCCGACCTGGTTAAACGCATCTCCTTATACAGAAGTAGGACCGTCCCCGCAGCGGGGCATGGAGCCTGA
- a CDS encoding GMC family oxidoreductase: MSKADSVANNTPEQFDYIIVGAGSAGCVLANRLSADPARSVLLLEAGPDVETFWVRAPAGLPFLFQNSNLNWKSSSEPVANLCGREIYWPRGKIVGGSSAINGMQHVRGNALDYDDWAAAGNDGWAYADVLPYFKRMENNLDGGDGWRGVGGPLQVSRGSYRHPVTRQFVDAVAALGVPLNPDFNGRQQEGVGYSQFTIARGVRSSAARSYLAPARARPNMVVRDRCLAHHLLLVGGEVVGVLYERDGALFRAFAARETLISCGAVGSPQLLMLSGIGPADELRVRGLSIQADLPGVGKNLQDHLAVNVGYEVKAGMSMNAALSGWRKYMRGVQYLVTRGGPLAMGTSHALAFVRTRADLDRPDVQISFRPWSFTFESSKLRVHPYPGIQIASLQLRPRSRGSVALNGTSARDAPAIRPNYLSDPEDVQCALRALQFARDISCTAPLRDSIVREHLLDAEDRTEERTIEFLRRTAQSLYHPVGTCKMGCDADAVVDSRLRVRGIRRLRVVDASVMPTLVGGNTNGPTIMIAEKAADLIREDEMLG; encoded by the coding sequence ATGAGCAAAGCTGATTCCGTTGCTAATAACACGCCTGAGCAGTTTGACTACATCATCGTTGGTGCAGGATCCGCCGGATGTGTACTTGCCAACCGGCTTTCAGCTGATCCAGCGCGCTCGGTGTTGTTGCTCGAGGCCGGACCGGACGTCGAAACCTTCTGGGTTCGAGCGCCGGCCGGGTTGCCATTTCTGTTCCAGAACTCGAATCTGAACTGGAAATCTTCCAGCGAACCCGTGGCGAACCTTTGTGGCCGTGAGATCTATTGGCCGCGAGGCAAAATCGTAGGCGGCTCAAGCGCCATCAATGGTATGCAGCACGTGCGTGGAAACGCTCTTGACTACGACGATTGGGCCGCCGCGGGCAACGACGGATGGGCTTACGCGGACGTGCTGCCGTACTTCAAGCGCATGGAGAATAATCTGGATGGCGGTGACGGGTGGCGCGGCGTTGGCGGCCCCCTTCAAGTTTCTCGTGGCTCTTACCGGCATCCAGTCACCCGACAATTCGTCGACGCGGTGGCCGCGTTGGGAGTTCCCCTCAACCCGGATTTCAACGGACGGCAGCAAGAAGGCGTGGGTTACAGCCAGTTCACTATCGCGCGCGGCGTACGATCCTCCGCCGCTCGTTCCTACTTGGCTCCGGCGCGTGCGAGGCCAAACATGGTGGTGCGCGATCGTTGTCTGGCCCATCACCTGCTGTTGGTTGGCGGCGAAGTGGTTGGTGTGTTGTATGAACGCGATGGCGCGTTGTTTCGCGCCTTTGCGGCGCGCGAGACTTTGATTAGCTGCGGCGCCGTTGGGAGCCCGCAGCTGCTGATGCTGTCCGGTATTGGACCCGCTGATGAACTGCGCGTACGCGGGCTGTCGATTCAAGCAGACTTGCCTGGGGTCGGCAAGAATCTGCAGGACCATTTGGCCGTCAACGTCGGTTACGAAGTAAAAGCGGGTATGTCCATGAATGCGGCGCTCTCGGGCTGGCGCAAATACATGCGCGGCGTACAGTACCTGGTGACGCGTGGTGGCCCGCTAGCAATGGGCACTTCTCACGCGCTAGCGTTCGTGCGTACTCGCGCCGACCTCGACAGGCCAGACGTACAGATCAGTTTCCGGCCATGGAGCTTCACCTTCGAAAGCTCGAAGCTACGTGTGCACCCGTATCCCGGCATACAAATCGCCTCCCTGCAGTTGCGCCCTCGCTCGCGAGGCTCGGTGGCATTAAATGGGACGTCTGCGCGAGATGCGCCCGCGATTCGACCGAACTATCTTAGCGACCCCGAAGATGTTCAATGCGCTCTGCGGGCCTTACAGTTCGCCCGCGATATTTCATGTACCGCCCCGCTGCGCGATTCCATCGTGCGCGAACACTTGCTCGATGCCGAAGACCGTACCGAAGAGCGAACCATCGAGTTTCTGAGGCGCACCGCGCAGTCGCTATACCACCCAGTAGGCACGTGCAAGATGGGATGTGACGCGGATGCAGTCGTCGACAGTCGCCTGCGAGTGCGCGGCATACGACGGCTGCGAGTCGTCGACGCTTCTGTCATGCCGACTCTTGTCGGCGGCAACACCAACGGGCCGACCATAATGATCGCGGAGAAAGCGGCAGATTTGATCCGTGAAGACGAGATGCTCGGCTAA
- a CDS encoding haloalkane dehalogenase, with translation MFSTDEQPKRFCESHGKKMAYVDVGDGKPVVFLHGNPTSSYIWRNVIPHVAPYARCIAPDLIGMGDSEKLEEGGADRYSFVEHRRFLDSFLESVDAAHEVVMVAQDWGGALAMDWARRHARDIRGIAYMETMVRTRTWDEMDPIVRGTFERLRSSEGEDMVLRDNVFIEKLLPARMLRELTEAEMNVYRRPYLRAGDDRLPTLTFPREIPVDGKPELVARVVSDYSRWMAEADVPKLFINGEPGGVLVGEMRDLCRTWNNQEEVTVRGSHFLQEDSPHEIGIAIAEWLRKLP, from the coding sequence ATGTTCTCGACCGACGAGCAACCCAAGCGTTTCTGCGAAAGTCATGGAAAAAAGATGGCGTATGTCGATGTGGGCGACGGGAAGCCGGTAGTTTTCCTCCACGGAAACCCGACGTCGTCTTACATCTGGAGGAACGTGATACCTCACGTGGCGCCCTACGCACGCTGCATTGCGCCGGACCTAATTGGCATGGGCGACTCCGAAAAGCTCGAAGAAGGCGGTGCCGATCGATACAGCTTTGTGGAGCACCGGCGTTTCCTTGATTCGTTCCTGGAAAGCGTCGATGCCGCTCATGAAGTGGTTATGGTCGCGCAAGATTGGGGTGGCGCGCTTGCCATGGACTGGGCACGGCGACATGCCCGCGACATACGCGGCATCGCGTACATGGAGACCATGGTGCGCACCAGGACATGGGATGAAATGGATCCGATCGTCCGCGGCACGTTCGAACGATTGCGGTCTTCGGAAGGCGAGGATATGGTGTTGCGCGACAATGTCTTTATCGAAAAGCTACTTCCCGCCCGCATGTTGCGCGAGCTTACGGAAGCCGAAATGAACGTGTACAGGCGGCCCTATCTTCGCGCCGGAGACGATCGACTGCCTACCTTGACGTTCCCTCGTGAGATACCGGTTGACGGGAAGCCGGAACTGGTGGCCCGAGTTGTCAGTGACTATTCGCGGTGGATGGCCGAGGCAGACGTTCCGAAGCTGTTCATCAACGGCGAACCGGGTGGCGTCCTCGTCGGAGAAATGCGGGATCTGTGCCGCACCTGGAATAACCAGGAGGAAGTAACCGTACGAGGCAGCCACTTCCTGCAGGAGGATTCCCCTCACGAGATCGGGATCGCGATAGCAGAGTGGCTCCGGAAATTGCCTTAG
- a CDS encoding aldehyde dehydrogenase family protein has protein sequence MRHEQHFINGMSVPAGTSQYLDVFNPATGEKTATVARGNAQDVDMAVESSKRALPGWRDVRPAERGRVLTRMAALIRTFAGEWGDLESEETGKPPTQVAIEMENTAQYFEFYGGLVNALQGETIDLGAGYHSYTLREPYGVVATILPWNLPLNQAARAIAPALASGNTVVAKPSEVTSTTLLRLARMAIEQCGLPPGVLNVVTGTGPEVGAALVEHHDVRKVAFTGSVRGGREVARVAAERLIPLTLELGGKSPDVVFADADLAQAVPGALRGFVFNAGQACVAGTRVLVQRSIHDAFVEAMIDAMRNLKIGSGPDASIGPMTTRHQYDKVREYFEVAHNEGAVAAAGGTLPQAPELQGGWYVTPTLYTGVTNKMRIAREEVFGPVACVIPFDDEEEAVAIANDSDFGLAAGIWTRDLARAHRVAARLEAGQIYVNEYMAGGVETPLGGYKLSGYGREKGVEALYNYTQVKCVTVRL, from the coding sequence GTGAGACATGAGCAGCACTTCATTAACGGTATGTCCGTCCCTGCGGGCACCTCGCAATATCTGGACGTTTTTAACCCCGCCACTGGCGAAAAGACCGCCACTGTGGCACGGGGTAATGCTCAAGACGTTGATATGGCTGTCGAATCGAGTAAACGTGCGCTGCCCGGCTGGCGGGACGTACGTCCTGCGGAGCGCGGCCGCGTGCTCACCCGCATGGCAGCGCTCATCCGCACGTTCGCAGGCGAATGGGGCGATCTGGAAAGCGAGGAGACGGGCAAGCCACCGACGCAGGTAGCAATAGAAATGGAGAATACCGCCCAGTATTTCGAGTTCTATGGCGGCTTGGTCAACGCACTTCAGGGCGAGACAATTGATCTGGGGGCTGGATACCATTCGTACACACTGCGTGAACCGTACGGCGTGGTCGCCACGATCCTTCCATGGAACTTGCCGCTGAACCAGGCTGCTCGCGCGATCGCGCCCGCGCTGGCATCCGGAAATACTGTAGTGGCCAAGCCTTCCGAGGTGACGTCCACAACCCTGTTACGTCTGGCACGGATGGCCATCGAGCAATGCGGCTTGCCGCCTGGAGTGCTCAATGTGGTGACTGGTACTGGACCGGAGGTCGGTGCAGCGCTGGTCGAACATCACGATGTGCGCAAAGTGGCTTTCACCGGCTCAGTACGTGGAGGGCGTGAGGTGGCACGCGTCGCTGCGGAGCGGCTTATACCGCTGACACTTGAATTGGGCGGCAAGTCTCCCGACGTGGTATTCGCTGACGCAGACCTGGCTCAGGCCGTGCCTGGAGCCCTGCGCGGCTTCGTCTTTAACGCAGGGCAGGCGTGTGTGGCCGGGACAAGGGTGCTTGTACAGCGGTCCATTCACGACGCATTCGTTGAAGCCATGATCGATGCGATGCGAAATCTCAAAATTGGCAGTGGCCCCGATGCGTCGATCGGGCCAATGACGACCCGTCACCAGTACGACAAGGTGCGAGAATATTTTGAGGTGGCGCATAACGAGGGTGCTGTCGCGGCTGCTGGTGGAACGCTTCCCCAGGCACCTGAGTTACAAGGCGGTTGGTATGTGACACCGACTCTTTACACCGGCGTAACCAACAAGATGCGCATCGCTCGGGAAGAGGTCTTTGGTCCGGTTGCATGTGTCATCCCGTTCGACGACGAAGAGGAGGCTGTCGCTATTGCCAATGATTCGGACTTCGGCCTTGCCGCTGGCATTTGGACAAGGGATCTCGCGCGCGCCCATCGGGTAGCTGCGCGGCTTGAAGCAGGACAAATTTACGTCAATGAGTATATGGCGGGTGGTGTCGAGACACCGCTGGGCGGGTACAAACTCAGTGGATACGGGCGCGAGAAAGGTGTTGAGGCCCTGTACAACTATACGCAAGTCAAGTGCGTAACCGTGCGGTTGTAA
- a CDS encoding hydantoinase/carbamoylase family amidase, giving the protein MIGSHIDTVRTGGRYDGNYGVLAGLEVVATLRDAGLRPRRPIAVAFFTNEEGARFHPDMMGSLVYVGGMPLEGALATTGIDGVTVGAELRRIGYDGQTPVGKPRVDSFVELHIEQGPVLDLRGLQVGVVEGVQGISWTEFTVDGVSNHAGTTPMELRHDAGYAAVRIANFVHDLALRYGGRQIATVGAMRFEPNLINVIPNRAVFTVDLRNTDERLLAQAEADVLAFAEQTCETEALSLSHRRLARFEPVAFDPMVIDLVEQETAALGFTHMRMPSGAGHDAQMLARVCPAGMIFVPSVKGLSHNVREFTEPDDLVDGAQILLQVVLKLANRP; this is encoded by the coding sequence ATGATCGGCTCGCACATTGACACCGTGCGCACCGGCGGCCGCTACGACGGCAACTACGGGGTGCTGGCCGGCCTGGAAGTGGTCGCCACGCTGCGTGACGCCGGCCTGCGTCCTCGTCGTCCCATCGCCGTCGCCTTTTTCACCAATGAAGAGGGTGCGCGCTTTCATCCGGACATGATGGGCTCGCTGGTCTATGTGGGCGGCATGCCGCTGGAAGGCGCGCTGGCCACTACCGGCATCGATGGCGTCACGGTGGGCGCCGAGCTGCGGCGCATCGGCTATGACGGCCAGACGCCCGTAGGCAAGCCGCGCGTCGACAGTTTCGTGGAACTGCATATCGAGCAAGGCCCGGTGCTAGATCTGCGCGGCCTGCAGGTTGGCGTGGTGGAAGGGGTGCAGGGGATCTCCTGGACCGAGTTCACGGTCGACGGCGTATCCAACCACGCCGGCACCACGCCCATGGAGCTGCGGCACGACGCCGGCTACGCCGCCGTGCGCATCGCCAATTTCGTGCACGACCTGGCGCTGCGCTACGGCGGCCGGCAGATCGCCACCGTGGGCGCCATGCGCTTCGAGCCGAATCTGATCAACGTCATCCCCAATCGCGCCGTCTTCACCGTAGACCTGCGCAATACCGATGAACGGCTGCTCGCCCAGGCCGAAGCCGATGTCCTCGCCTTTGCCGAGCAAACCTGCGAGACGGAAGCCCTATCTCTTAGCCATCGCCGCCTGGCACGTTTCGAGCCGGTGGCATTCGATCCCATGGTGATCGACCTGGTCGAGCAGGAAACCGCAGCGCTCGGCTTCACCCATATGCGCATGCCCAGCGGCGCCGGTCACGACGCGCAAATGCTCGCCCGCGTCTGCCCCGCCGGCATGATCTTCGTGCCCAGCGTGAAAGGTCTGAGCCACAACGTGCGCGAGTTTACCGAGCCGGACGACCTTGTCGACGGCGCGCAGATCCTGCTGCAGGTGGTGCTCAAACTCGCCAACCGGCCGTGA
- a CDS encoding SDR family NAD(P)-dependent oxidoreductase, producing the protein MKNQVVLITGALTGIGRAAAFAFARKGARVVVSGRREEAGYALAHELKKIGAEAEYIHADVRNEEEVKNLVAKMITRFGKLDIAVNNAATEGQVGPITDQTAESVAATFDTNVVGVLLSMKHEILAMQANGGNNKGNIINISSTYGHKGAAFASVYVAAKHAVEGITKSAALELASSGIRVNCVSPGPTDTGMLTRFTGTDENKAILVEGVPLARLGRSEEVADGIVFIASDEARFITGHSLNVDGGHSAV; encoded by the coding sequence ATGAAAAACCAAGTCGTTCTCATCACGGGAGCCCTTACAGGCATCGGCCGAGCGGCCGCATTCGCTTTCGCTAGAAAAGGGGCGCGAGTGGTTGTGTCTGGCCGGCGTGAGGAGGCAGGCTACGCGCTTGCACACGAGCTCAAAAAAATAGGCGCAGAGGCCGAATACATCCACGCGGATGTTCGGAATGAAGAGGAAGTGAAGAACCTGGTGGCAAAGATGATTACACGATTTGGCAAACTGGACATTGCTGTGAACAATGCCGCGACCGAAGGGCAAGTTGGGCCGATTACAGACCAGACTGCGGAAAGTGTTGCTGCAACGTTCGACACGAATGTCGTTGGCGTGCTGCTCAGTATGAAGCACGAAATCCTTGCGATGCAAGCCAACGGTGGCAACAACAAGGGCAACATTATCAACATCTCGTCGACCTATGGTCACAAGGGAGCAGCATTCGCGTCGGTCTATGTTGCCGCTAAGCATGCGGTAGAAGGGATCACAAAATCCGCTGCGCTTGAACTCGCGAGCTCTGGGATTCGTGTGAACTGCGTTTCTCCTGGTCCCACCGACACCGGGATGTTAACCCGCTTCACCGGCACAGACGAGAACAAGGCAATCCTCGTCGAGGGAGTACCGCTTGCTCGACTTGGTCGTTCGGAGGAGGTCGCCGATGGAATCGTGTTCATCGCCTCGGACGAAGCTAGGTTTATTACTGGCCATAGCCTTAACGTTGATGGCGGGCATAGCGCTGTCTAA
- a CDS encoding IS4 family transposase: MGNESGAWVDEEFESLDLGDPRRDRRAKELLKRFAAMPTASIPGACDDWSQTIGAYRFLGNEQIDWRDVMQPHWERTAARAAQFPVVLCIADSTELNFNGQEMEGLGPLSYEAQRGMFLHPTYAVTPDREPLGVIDAWMWAREPKDADGNRGGIKESVRWIEGYERVAEQAVLLPQTRLVYVTDREGDIAELMARAQELGRPADWLIRSQHNRNLAEGGKLWDSVGASPVLGEITFILPGRAGQKAREVKQELRAKRVKLPGLVGAELTCVEAREIGAPAGVKPVVWRLLTNREAQDADAVIELVEWYRARWEIEMFFHVLKTGCKVEALQLSHMDRVERALALYMVVAWRIARLMRLGRTCPDLDASVFFDADEIRGAYVLAKKARPKTPVTLNQMIRLVASLGGFLGRKSDGEPGAKTIWIGMQRTMDAALTIQALREES; this comes from the coding sequence ATGGGCAACGAGTCGGGGGCATGGGTGGACGAGGAATTTGAGAGTCTGGATCTTGGTGATCCGCGGCGGGATCGGCGCGCCAAGGAGTTGCTCAAGCGGTTTGCGGCCATGCCTACGGCGAGCATCCCTGGCGCATGCGATGACTGGTCGCAAACCATTGGGGCGTATCGGTTTCTCGGCAATGAGCAGATCGACTGGCGGGACGTGATGCAGCCCCATTGGGAGCGCACTGCAGCGAGGGCCGCGCAGTTTCCGGTGGTGCTGTGCATCGCTGATTCGACCGAGCTGAACTTCAATGGGCAGGAAATGGAGGGGCTGGGGCCGCTGAGCTACGAAGCCCAGCGGGGCATGTTTTTGCATCCGACCTACGCGGTGACGCCTGACCGTGAACCGCTTGGGGTGATCGATGCCTGGATGTGGGCTCGCGAGCCAAAGGACGCCGACGGAAACCGCGGCGGGATCAAGGAAAGCGTACGCTGGATTGAAGGGTATGAACGGGTTGCGGAGCAAGCCGTGCTATTGCCCCAGACGCGGCTGGTGTATGTGACGGACCGCGAGGGTGATATCGCCGAGTTGATGGCGCGCGCCCAGGAACTTGGCCGGCCGGCCGACTGGCTGATCCGCAGCCAACACAACCGCAACCTTGCCGAGGGCGGCAAGTTGTGGGATAGCGTCGGAGCCAGCCCGGTACTTGGGGAAATCACCTTTATCTTGCCGGGGCGTGCAGGCCAGAAGGCGCGCGAGGTCAAACAGGAGCTACGCGCAAAACGTGTGAAGCTGCCGGGTCTGGTCGGCGCGGAGCTCACCTGTGTAGAGGCAAGGGAGATCGGAGCGCCCGCAGGCGTCAAGCCAGTGGTTTGGCGGCTGTTGACGAACCGTGAAGCACAGGATGCCGATGCGGTCATCGAGCTGGTTGAATGGTATCGGGCCAGGTGGGAGATTGAGATGTTCTTCCATGTCCTGAAGACTGGCTGCAAGGTCGAAGCGCTACAGCTATCGCACATGGATCGTGTGGAGCGGGCCTTGGCGTTGTATATGGTGGTGGCGTGGCGCATTGCCCGCTTGATGCGGTTGGGCAGAACCTGCCCGGATCTGGATGCGTCCGTGTTCTTCGACGCCGACGAAATTCGGGGAGCATACGTGCTTGCCAAGAAAGCTCGCCCGAAGACACCGGTCACGCTCAATCAGATGATTCGGCTGGTTGCTTCCCTGGGTGGGTTCCTTGGGCGCAAGAGCGATGGCGAGCCCGGCGCTAAGACGATCTGGATCGGTATGCAGCGAACCATGGACGCGGCCCTCACCATTCAAGCACTGCGGGAAGAGTCATGA